In Thiospirochaeta perfilievii, a single window of DNA contains:
- a CDS encoding ACT domain-containing protein, with product MNSVVTVVGEDRVGIISTVSNVMAENEINILDISQTIMKGFFTMIMVVDITKSTKEIKELREILNQFGEELGVSITMQHEQVFQAMHRI from the coding sequence ATGAATTCAGTTGTGACTGTAGTCGGAGAAGATAGGGTTGGAATTATTTCAACGGTCAGTAATGTAATGGCAGAGAATGAGATAAATATCTTAGATATCAGCCAAACTATCATGAAAGGCTTTTTTACTATGATAATGGTTGTGGATATTACAAAATCTACAAAAGAGATTAAAGAGTTAAGAGAGATTTTAAACCAATTTGGGGAAGAACTTGGTGTAAGTATAACTATGCAACATGAGCAAGTTTTTCAAGCTATGCACAGAATTTAG